A single window of Candidatus Methylomirabilota bacterium DNA harbors:
- a CDS encoding FAD-dependent monooxygenase: protein LSAAILLARLGVRSLLVERHPSTTDHPKARGFFTRTMEILRPWGIEASLREQALPSGAFRFIWVESLAGREIGRVEPPHRDVPGSHSPTYVCMAAQDAFEAELRHHAESYSEIELRFSTELTAFEQDDTGVTATLRDRHSGQIQTVRSSYMVAADGASSRVREALGIDMVGLGELDHNINIHFRAELGPWVRGRPAAGYISSQGNGTLLWAHGTDRWLILRAFQPARGERPEDFTPERCLDLARRAVGIPDLPVELINTAFWTRTAQVAERFQAGRVFLAGDAAHRFPPTGGFGANTGIQDAHNLAWKLAAVLSAWANPGLLETYHEERRPVAEANTDFSVTNGRRWEAARQAIISGDEAAMAGALKEQVKHLDSEGQDLGFCYGSGALISDDTPPPTADSQAYVPSARPGSRAPHVWLRPSEGLGSRPAGTGLHHGEPETARISTLDLFHTGFTLLTGSDGKTWRDVGSQVACALAIPFAAFAVGPAEDFDEVDGDWAELYGVEAAGAVLVRPDGHVGWRSRGSATEPQKVMRTALATVTRRRAPHKNV, encoded by the coding sequence TTGAGCGCGGCAATCCTGCTGGCACGTCTCGGCGTGCGTTCGCTGCTCGTCGAACGTCACCCCTCGACGACTGACCATCCCAAGGCGCGCGGTTTCTTCACGCGGACGATGGAGATTCTGCGGCCGTGGGGCATCGAGGCCTCGTTGCGCGAGCAGGCGCTTCCCTCGGGCGCGTTTCGCTTCATCTGGGTGGAATCGCTCGCCGGACGTGAGATTGGCCGGGTCGAGCCGCCCCATCGCGACGTCCCCGGCTCGCACAGCCCGACCTATGTCTGCATGGCCGCGCAAGACGCTTTTGAGGCAGAACTCCGGCACCATGCGGAAAGCTATTCTGAGATCGAGCTGCGCTTCAGCACCGAGCTTACTGCGTTCGAGCAGGACGATACTGGCGTGACGGCCACCTTGCGTGACCGGCACTCAGGCCAGATCCAAACGGTGCGCAGCTCCTACATGGTCGCCGCCGATGGCGCATCGAGCCGGGTGCGTGAGGCGCTGGGGATCGACATGGTCGGCCTCGGCGAGCTGGACCACAACATCAACATCCACTTCCGCGCCGAGCTCGGTCCGTGGGTCCGCGGGCGGCCGGCCGCCGGGTACATATCCTCACAGGGCAATGGCACCTTGCTGTGGGCGCATGGGACCGACCGCTGGCTGATCCTACGCGCCTTCCAGCCGGCCAGAGGCGAGCGGCCGGAGGATTTCACGCCCGAGCGCTGCCTTGACTTGGCCCGGCGAGCCGTGGGTATCCCTGACCTGCCAGTCGAACTGATCAACACCGCCTTCTGGACGCGCACCGCGCAGGTGGCCGAGAGATTCCAGGCGGGCCGGGTGTTCCTGGCTGGAGACGCTGCCCATCGCTTCCCGCCCACCGGCGGCTTCGGCGCGAATACTGGTATCCAGGATGCGCACAACCTGGCATGGAAGCTCGCTGCCGTCCTGTCCGCTTGGGCGAACCCTGGGTTACTCGAGACGTACCACGAGGAGCGACGGCCGGTCGCCGAGGCGAACACGGATTTCAGCGTGACCAACGGCCGGCGCTGGGAAGCTGCCCGGCAGGCGATCATCTCTGGAGACGAGGCGGCGATGGCAGGCGCACTCAAGGAGCAAGTGAAGCATCTGGACAGCGAGGGACAAGACCTGGGCTTCTGCTATGGAAGCGGTGCCCTCATCTCCGACGACACGCCGCCGCCTACGGCCGACTCCCAGGCCTACGTCCCCTCGGCCCGGCCCGGTTCGCGCGCGCCGCACGTCTGGCTCCGCCCCTCCGAGGGATTGGGATCTCGGCCCGCCGGGACGGGGCTGCACCATGGGGAACCTGAGACAGCCCGGATCTCGACTCTCGATCTGTTTCATACCGGCTTCACCCTGCTGACAGGGTCGGACGGGAAAACTTGGCGCGATGTCGGCTCGCAGGTGGCATGTGCATTGGCGATTCCGTTCGCCGCATTTGCTGTCGGTCCAGCGGAGGACTTTGACGAGGTCGACGGCGACTGGGCCGAGCTCTACGGAGTCGAGGCCGCTGGCGCAGTGCTTGTCCGGCCAGATGGTCACGTCGGCTGGCGGAGCCGGGGCAGCGCAACGGAACCCCAGAAGGTTATGAGAACAGCGCTTGCCACGGTGACCCGCCGTCGAGCGCCTCACAAGAACGTTTGA